A window of Amphiprion ocellaris isolate individual 3 ecotype Okinawa chromosome 12, ASM2253959v1, whole genome shotgun sequence contains these coding sequences:
- the LOC111575082 gene encoding uncharacterized protein LOC111575082, with protein sequence MVETRWNKMFLLLMLVLQFSGALTRQLDLFSTVRDGDKATLSCENVMDDHHNCDKTTWVFSNSKIPLAVELVTLGQIKNKTNKDRLNVTANCSLVIKKVTVEDAGHYSCRQYISEKEFQDAWVDLSVVTVTEHKDTDLVTLNCSVTTNRQCRHTVKWLFKGQAVDNDNPNIKTSQSSCSVTVSFVNNFWGSSIPYHDWFKCSVSTETKKEPLTFSLRPSGEDTKTTTTTTANNTKGDTTTTGSSFSDTPNLWWLYIVVPVVAVALLIIAVKVTRSRRTKGKNTQRNGNVALTSDPAVAQSAPEISQDMADPEDGVSYASISYTKKANSKAKIRSKKDDDDTVTYSTVKASSPDPSSLYATIYNPNSGP encoded by the exons ATGGTGGAAACCAGATGGAATAAAATGTTTCTTCTATTGATGCTGGTGCTTCAGTTCAGCG GAGCTCTGACCAGACAGCTTGACCTCTTCTCCACTGTCAGAGATGGAGATAAAGCCACTTTGTCTTGTGAGAATGTAATGGATGATCATCATAACTGTGACAAAACCACCTGGGTCTTCAGTAATTCAAAAATACCATTAGCAGTAGAGCTGGTTACTCTTGGACAAATTAAGAATAAGACCAACAAAGACAGACTGAATGTTACAGCAAATTGTTCTCTGGTTATAAAGAAAGTTACAGTTGAGGATGCTGGTCATTACTCCTGCAGACAATATATATCAGAGAAAGAATTTCAAGATGCTTGGGTTGATCTGTCTGTTGTTACTG TGACTGAACATAAAGACACTGATCTGGTGACTCTAAACTGCTCTGTGACGACAAACAGACAATGCAGACACACAGTGAAGTGGCTTTTTAAGGGTCAAGCTGTGGATAATGACAACCCAAACATAAAGACATCACAGTCTTCCTGCTCTGTTACTGTGAGCTTTGTGAATAATTTTTGGGGATCATCAATACCATATCATGACTGGTTTAAATGTAGTGTATCTACAGAGACTAAAAAAGAGCCACTGACCTTCAGTCTTCGTCCATCAG GTgaggacacaaaaacaacaacaacaacaactgcaaaTAACACAAAAGGTGATACAACCACAACAGGATCTTCATTCAGTGATACACCAA ATCTCTGGTGGCTGTACATTGTTGTGCCTGTAGTTGCAGTAGCACTTTTGATAATTGCTGTGAAAGTCACCAGATCGAGGAGAACTAAAG ggaaaaacacacaaagaaatggcAATGtt GCCCTGACTTCAGATCCTGCAGTGGCTCAGTCTGCACCTGAAATCAGTCAGGACATG GCTGATCCTGAGGATGGTGTTTCCTACGCCTCCATCAGCTACACCAAGAAAGCCAACAGTAAAGCCAAG ATTCGGAGTAAAAAAGATGACGATGACACAGTAACCTACTCCACAGTGAAGGCTTCCTCACCTGATCCCAGCAGCCTCTATGCCACCATCTACAATCCCAACTCAGGTCCTTAG
- the btbd9 gene encoding BTB/POZ domain-containing protein 9, whose protein sequence is MSNSHPLRPLASVSEIDHIHLLSEQLGALVLGEEYSDVTFIVEGKRFPAHRVILAARCHYFRALLYGGMKESQPQAEVCLEETRAEAFSMLLNYLYTGRASLSSAREEVLLDFLGLAHRYGLQPLEDSTSEFLRTILHTNNVCLVFDVASLYSLSALSAACCAYMDRHAPEVLNSDGFLTLSKTALLTVVRRDSFAASEKEIFQALSRWCRQHEDGADTHEVMSAVRLPLMTLTEMLNVVRPSGLLSPDDLLDAIKTRSESRNMDLNYRGMLIPEENIATMKYGAQVVKGELKSALLDGDTQNYDLDHGFSRHPIEEDGRSGIQVKLGQASIINHIRLLLWDRDSRSYSYYIEVSMDELDWVRVVDHAKYLCRSWQNLYFTPRVCRYVRIVGTHNTVNKVFHLVAFECMFTNRSFTLENGLVVPSENVATISSCASVIEGVSRSRNALLNGDTRNYDWDSGYTCHQLGSGAIVIQLAQPYSIGSLRLLLWDCDERSYSYYIEVSTNQQQWTKVVDRTRVACRSWQTLKFDKQPASFIRIVGTHNTANEVFHCVHFECPAQLDTEVNEGSPGLDSSDSGSATQQPRPQRPSRTHSLLPTQPSSSSSSSSQSHH, encoded by the exons ATGAGCAACAGTCACCCTCTGCGTCCACTGGCGTCCGTGTCGGAGATCGACCACATCCACCTGCTGTCGGAGCAGCTCGGAGCCCTGGTGCTCGGCGAAGAGTACAGCGATGTCACCTTCATCGTGGAGGGGAAGCGCTTCCCGGCTCACCGGGTCATCCTGGCAGCTCGCTGTCACTACTTCAG GGCCTTGCTATACGGAGGAATGAAAGAGTCTCAGCCACAGGCGGAGGTGTGTTTGGAGGAGACACGAGCTGAAGCCTTCTCGATGCTGCTAAACTACCTGTACACGGGCCGGGCCAGCCTCAGTTCTGCCCGGGAAGAAGTGCTGCTGGACTTCCTGGGCTTGGCTCACCGCTACGGCCTCCAGCCTCTGGAGGACTCCACCTCTGAGTTCCTCCGCACCATCCTGCACACCAACAACGTCTGCCTGGTCTTTGATGTGGCCAGTCTCTACTCTCTGAGTGCGCTCAGTGCAGCCTGCTGTGCCTACATGGACAGACATGCACCTGAAGTGTTGAACTCAGATGGTTTCCTCACGCTCTCCAAG ACTGCTCTGCTGACTGTGGTCAGACGGGACTCGTTTGCTGCCAGTGAGAAGGAGATCTTCCAGGCCTTGTCCCGCTGGTGCCGGCAGCATGAGGACGGGGCTGACACTCATGAAGTGATGTCAGCAGTGCGGCTGCCACTCATGACTCTGACAGAGATGCTGAATGTTGTGCGACCGTCTGGCCTTCTGAGCCCAGATGACCTGCTGGACGCCATTAAAACCCGCTCTGAGAGCCGTAATATGGATCTGAACTACCGAGGAATGCTCA TCCCAGAGGAGAACATTGCCACCATGAAATATGGAGCTCAGGTGGTAAAAGGAGAGCTGAAGTCGGCGCTGCTGGACGGAGACACCCAGAACTACGACCTGGACCACGGCTTCTCCAGACATCCCATCGAGGAGGACGGCCGGTCAGGGATCCAGGTCAAACTGGGCCAAGCGTCCATCATTAACCACATCCGCCTGCTGCTCTGGGATAGAGACAGCCG ATCTTACTCCTACTACATCGAGGTATCTATGGACGAGCTGGACTGGGTGCGTGTTGTGGATCACGCCAAGTACCTGTGCCGCTCATGGCAGAATCTGTACTTCACACCACGAGTTTGCAG GTATGTTCGCATTGTGGgaacacacaacacagtcaACAAGGTTTTCCACCTCGTGGCTTTCGAGTGTATGTTCACCAATCGATCGTTTACCCTGGAGAACGGACTTGTTG TGCCTAGTGAGAATGTGGCGACTATTTCCTCGTGTGCCAGTGTCATCGAGGGAGTGAGCCGTAGCAGAAATGCCTTGCTCAATGGTGACACCCGCAACTACGACTGGGACTCTGGATACACTTGCCATCAACTAGGCTCTGGAGCCATCGTCATTCAGCTCGCTCAGCCCTACTCCATCGGGTCATTAAG gctgctgctgtgggACTGTGATGAGCGATCCTACAGTTACTACATTGAAGTCTCCACCAACCAGCAGCAGTGGACAAAGGTGGTGGACCGCACCAGGGTGGCATGTCG ATCATGGCAGACATTGAAGTTTGATAAGCAGCCTGCTTCCTTCATCCGTATTGTTGGGACTCACAACACTGCTAATGAG GTGTTCCACTGCGTTCACTTCGAGTGTCCGGCCCAGCTGGACACAGAGGTTAATGAAGGCAGCCCAGGTTTGGATTCTTCTGATTCGGGATCTGCCACCCAGCAGCCGCGACCCCAGCGACCTTCACGCACACACAGCCTGCTGCCTACCCAGCCCTCTTCCTCGTCATCATCTTCCTCACAGTCCCATCATTAG
- the LOC129350234 gene encoding uncharacterized protein LOC129350234 has protein sequence MVEIRWNKMFLLLMLVLQFSGALTRQLDLSSIVREGHKATLSCENVVDDHHNCDKTTWIFSNSKIPLAVELVTLGQIKNKTNKDRLNVTANCSLVIKKVTVEDAGHYSCRQYISEKQRGEDAWVDLSVVTVTEHKDTDLVTLNCSVTTNRQCRHTVKWLFKGQAVDNDNPNIKTSQSSCSVTVSFVNNFVGSSIPYHDLFKCSVSTETNKEPLTFSLHPSGEDTKTKTTTTANNRRGDTTMTGPAIEDATAKLHGQWRIIMVPLGLAALITTTVAISIWARTKGTKTQTDGNRVCNDEDDGL, from the exons ATGGTGGAAATTAGATGGAATAAAATGTTTCTTCTATTGATGCTGGTGCTTCAGTTCAGCG GAGCTCTGACCAGACAGCTTGACCTCTCCTCCATTGTCAGAGAGGGACATAAAGCCACTTTGTCTTGTGAGAATGTCGTTGATGATCATCATAACTGTGACAAAACCACCTGGATCTTCAGTAATTCAAAAATACCATTAGCAGTAGAGCTGGTTACTCTTGGACAAATTAAGAATAAGACCAACAAAGACAGACTGAATGTTACAGCAAATTGTTCTCTGGTTATAAAGAAAGTTACAGTTGAGGATGCTGGTCATTACTCCTGCAGACAATATATATCAGAGAAACAACGTGGTGAAGATGCTTGGGTTGATCTGTCTGTTGTTACTG TGACTGAACATAAAGACACTGATCTGGTGACTCTAAACTGCTCTGTGACGACAAATAGACAATGCAGACACACAGTGAAGTGGCTTTTTAAGGGTCAAGCTGTGGATAATGACAACCCAAACATAAAGACATCCCAGTCTTCCTGCTCTGTTACTGTGAGCTTTGTGAATAATTTTGTGGGATCATCAATACCATATCATGACTTGTTTAAATGTAGTGTATCTACAGAGACTAACAAAGAGCCACTGACCTTCAGTCTTCATCCATCAG gtgaggacacaaaaacaaaaacaacaacaactgcaaaCAACCGAAGAGGTGATACAACAATGACAGGACCTGCAATTGAGGATGCTACAGCAAAACTACACG GTCAGTGGAGGATCATCATGGTGCCGTTGGGTTTAGCTGCACTAATAACAACTACTGTGGCCATCAGCATCTGGGCAAGAACTAAAG ggacaaaaacacagacggATGGAAACAGG GTGTgtaatgatgaagatgatggacTTTGA